A stretch of Porites lutea chromosome 5, jaPorLute2.1, whole genome shotgun sequence DNA encodes these proteins:
- the LOC140939135 gene encoding kelch-like protein 25: MGEASHLNDDVQSAYDGDEGTEQPNIIRDWAEEPYDVTLVVKHGEHFKAHGNILRGTCCFFEKILDGNWKENQDGVIRLEGLSEEIMEAMLRFIYTGTLHVNDVERAMDLIETADYLLFPKLKDIPEHFLEQNLSFSNCVLLNQFAGKYRCEKLLATSRKFIQSNFTSVANTEDFCELSVDEVEEWISSDVINISAEDDVFRIILRWIDYEQEERKEKFPSLFRHVRLGFVSLSCLLNEVVTNDYVKKDELSLNNILEWTNGSPVCCELFRQSPRKSLQEDALVALGGEKTAWCYVPSKNEWFQLPDIPSSVDNPEWLLSFQNSLIAVGFNSTWLEEFPYYDPFVNEWTTSFLPTPQALLEQGIEPEIATVMVVGEDICAIVEDILSIDDDEGQYSYQRTLFKYSPGSEWWTMVPSFHLEPNLKAKYEVCFVAADKCIYAIGGTKVLTDDDEEEEDEYSLQDAARFHITEDKWEKIACIQRARSSAFGIAVDQKIFVAGGYFLDSGIFASRLERIPSRTCEMYDILTNQWQFIANLTIPRANASMVCVSGTLYVLGGLVKSQNATIVECYNREKNEWTQVTAAPAEVSPCICKEPSITSACSMSIFLNGDLHSVLPNVDVLMVSEVEELEASMSDDSRSISSASSSM; this comes from the coding sequence ATGGGAGAAGCTTCACATCTTAACGACGATGTTCAGAGTGCATATGACGGTGACGAGGGAACGGAGCAACCCAACATAATTCGCGACTGGGCCGAGGAACCCTACGATGTAACATTGGTAGTCAAACATGGCGAACATTTCAAAGCTCATGGGAACATTCTCCGAGGAACGTGTTGTTTCTTTGAGAAGATTCTTGATGGTAACTGGAAAGAGAATCAAGACGGAGTCATTCGACTGGAAGGTCTGTCTGAGGAAATAATGGAAGCGATGTTAAGGTTCATTTACACTGGTACCCTTCATGTAAACGATGTGGAGAGAGCCATGGACTTGATTGAAACAGCTGATTATTTGCTCTTTCCGAAACTAAAGGACATCCCTGAGCATTTTCTCGagcaaaatctgtcattttcTAATTGTGTTTTACTCAATCAATTTGCGGGGAAATATCGTTGCGAAAAACTGCTCGCCACCTCAAGGAAATTTATCCAATCAAACTTTACTTCTGTTGCCAACACGGAAGACTTTTGTGAGTTGTCTGTTGATGAGGTTGAAGAGTGGATCTCAAGTGACGTCATAAATATTTCTGCAGAAGACGATGTTTTCAGGATCATTCTGAGATGGATCGACTATGAGCAAGAGGAGCGCAAAGAGAAATTTCCGAGCCTGTTTCGCCACGTAAGGCTAGGTTTTGTATCGCTTAGCTGTCTGCTTAACGAAGTAGTAACCAATGATTATGTGAAGAAAGACGAATTAAGCCTCAATAACATTTTAGAGTGGACAAATGGATCACCAGTTTGTTGTGAATTGTTCAGGCAATCTCCGAGAAAATCCCTTCAAGAAGATGCTTTGGTTGCTCTTGGAGGGGAGAAAACAGCATGGTGTTATGTTCCTAGTAAAAATGAATGGTTTCAACTTCCAGACATACCCTCCTCTGTTGATAATCCTGAATGGCTCTTATCCTTTCAAAACTCTCTGATCGCTGTAGGTTTTAATTCAACTTGGCTGGAAGAATTCCCCTATTATGATCCATTTGTAAATGAGTGGACCACATCGTTCCTTCCAACTCCACAAGCATTACTGGAGCAAGGAATTGAGCCAGAAATAGCAACAGTTATGGTTGTTGGAGAGGATATTTGTGCAATAGTGGAGGATATTTTGTcaattgatgatgatgaaggaCAGTACAGCTATCAACGCACCCTTTTTAAGTATTCACCAGGCTCTGAGTGGTGGACAATGGTACCCTCATTTCATTTGGAACCAAATCTTAAGGCTAAGTATGAAGTTTGTTTTGTTGCGGCAGACAAGTGTATATATGCTATAGGTGGCACTAAAGTGCttactgatgatgatgaagaagaggAGGATGAATATTCCCTGCAGGATGCTGCCAGGTTTCATATCACTGAGGACAAGTGGGAGAAAATTGCTTGTATTCAAAGAGCACGAAGTTCAGCCTTTGGCATCGCAGTTGACCAGAAAATCTTTGTTGCTGGAGGTTATTTTCTAGACAGTGGTATTTTTGCTAGTCGACTTGAACGAATCCCATCTCGTACATGTGAGATGTATGACATATTGACAAACCAGTGGCAGTTTATTGCTAACTTGACAATTCCTAGAGCAAATGCCAGTATGGTTTGCGTGAGTGGAACACTTTATGTGCTTGGTGGATTGGTTAAATCACAGAATGCAACGATTGTTGAGTGCTATAACAGAGAAAAGAATGAGTGGACACAAGTTACAGCTGCACCAGCTGAAGTCAGCCCTTGCATCTGCAAGGAACCATCTATTACAAGTGCTTGCTCAatgagtatttttttaaatgggGATCTTCACTCCGTGCTGCCCAACGTGGATGTATTGATGGTGTCTGAAGTTGAGGAACTAGAGGCTTCAATGAGTGATGATTCAAGAAGCATTAGTTCAGCTTCAAGTTCAATGTAA